Proteins from one Pseudomonas grandcourensis genomic window:
- the flgE gene encoding flagellar hook protein FlgE, giving the protein MSFNIGLSGLFASNKQLDVTGNNIANVATTGFKSSRAEFEDVYSATRLGTGSKTVGNGVRLSNISQQFGQGDVSNTGNVLDMGIQGNGFFVLSNNGSLTYTRAGTFKTDKDGYVTNSDGTARLQGYGVDSNGKILNGVLTDLRIDTSNLAPKSTSTVSSTINLNSTAVVIDQSVATNKFDPTKQATFTKQFSTPIFDTQGNQHTMDQYMVKTGPNTWDTYTLIDGRNPDGSSPTGTGAVDPIASTMTFDTSGKLLSVSTPVTPPTTPATSTTSNDLKISNWTPGTVTNGVWTANGAAADPAGLTIAMGSTTQFNADTARSIPSQNGYATGQITNLTIDGSGVLLANFSNNQTKPIGQISLASFTNEQGLQPVGGTSWKETYSSGIPGYDAPETGTLGSIVSNSLEESNVNLTNELVDLIKAQSNYQANAKTISTQSTIMQTIIQMT; this is encoded by the coding sequence ATGTCTTTTAATATCGGCCTTAGCGGTCTCTTTGCATCCAACAAACAACTGGACGTGACCGGCAACAACATCGCCAACGTCGCGACCACCGGTTTCAAGTCGTCCCGTGCAGAATTCGAAGATGTGTACTCGGCAACTCGCCTTGGCACCGGCAGCAAGACCGTCGGCAACGGCGTGCGCCTGTCCAACATTTCCCAGCAATTCGGCCAGGGTGACGTGAGCAACACCGGCAACGTGCTCGACATGGGTATCCAGGGCAATGGCTTCTTCGTCCTGAGCAACAACGGTTCGCTGACCTACACCCGTGCCGGTACGTTCAAGACCGACAAGGATGGCTACGTGACGAACAGCGACGGTACGGCCCGTCTGCAGGGTTATGGCGTGGACTCCAATGGCAAGATCCTCAACGGCGTGTTGACCGACCTGCGGATCGACACCTCCAATCTGGCGCCGAAATCCACCAGCACCGTTTCGTCGACGATCAACCTGAACTCTACGGCCGTGGTGATTGATCAGTCAGTCGCCACCAACAAATTCGATCCGACCAAACAGGCAACTTTCACCAAGCAGTTCAGTACCCCGATTTTCGACACTCAGGGTAACCAGCACACCATGGATCAATACATGGTCAAGACCGGGCCGAACACTTGGGATACCTACACCCTGATCGATGGCCGTAACCCGGACGGTTCCTCGCCTACCGGCACGGGTGCAGTTGATCCAATCGCTTCGACCATGACATTTGATACATCCGGCAAACTGCTTTCGGTCAGTACGCCAGTAACGCCGCCGACGACCCCGGCAACATCGACCACCAGCAATGACCTGAAAATCAGCAACTGGACGCCGGGCACCGTCACCAACGGTGTCTGGACAGCCAACGGCGCGGCGGCCGATCCGGCGGGCCTGACCATCGCCATGGGCAGCACCACCCAGTTCAACGCCGACACCGCGCGTTCGATTCCATCGCAGAACGGTTATGCCACTGGCCAGATCACCAACCTGACCATCGACGGCAGCGGCGTACTGCTGGCCAACTTCAGCAACAACCAGACCAAGCCAATCGGCCAGATTTCGTTGGCCAGTTTCACCAACGAACAAGGTCTGCAGCCGGTGGGTGGCACCAGCTGGAAGGAAACCTACAGCTCGGGTATTCCGGGCTACGATGCGCCGGAGACGGGCACCCTGGGTTCGATCGTTTCCAACTCCCTGGAAGAGTCCAACGTCAACCTGACCAACGAACTGGTCGACCTGATCAAGGCGCAGAGCAACTACCAGGCGAACGCCAAGACCATCTCCACCCAGAGCACCATCATGCAGACCATCAT
- the flgA gene encoding flagellar basal body P-ring formation chaperone FlgA, which translates to MNTEPTFFRRLTTPYRKLLGVLAAVCLLNTGSPALADAVTLPDMLIGVTQGFLEFTVEDYLATSQTEGRYEIQVNPLDPRMHMPMCDKELTATLESPKPLGRVTVKVRCEGASPWTVFVPAQVRLFRDVVTSARPLRRAAIVEPEDVVLRERDISLISQGYLTSLDQAIGQRLTRPMVADQVITLVHIEQAEVIRKGDQVVITARSGTLSVRMPGEALSNGSLSEQIRVKNLNSQRVIKAQVMAPGQVEVSM; encoded by the coding sequence ATGAACACAGAACCGACATTTTTTCGACGCCTGACCACCCCCTACCGCAAGTTGCTCGGCGTGCTGGCGGCTGTTTGCCTGCTCAACACTGGCAGCCCTGCCCTTGCTGACGCGGTTACCTTGCCTGACATGCTTATCGGCGTCACTCAGGGCTTTCTTGAATTCACCGTAGAAGACTATCTGGCTACCAGTCAAACGGAAGGTCGCTACGAGATCCAGGTCAACCCGCTCGATCCGCGCATGCACATGCCCATGTGCGACAAGGAATTGACAGCAACGCTCGAGAGTCCCAAGCCGCTGGGACGGGTCACGGTCAAGGTTCGCTGCGAGGGCGCGTCCCCCTGGACGGTGTTCGTACCCGCTCAAGTCCGCCTGTTTCGCGATGTCGTGACCAGCGCCCGGCCACTGCGCCGCGCCGCCATTGTCGAGCCTGAGGATGTGGTCCTGCGCGAGCGCGATATCAGCCTCATCAGCCAGGGTTACCTGACCTCCCTGGATCAGGCGATCGGGCAGCGACTGACCCGACCAATGGTCGCCGACCAGGTGATTACCCTGGTGCATATCGAACAGGCCGAGGTCATCCGCAAGGGCGATCAGGTGGTGATCACCGCCCGTAGCGGTACCCTCAGCGTGCGCATGCCGGGCGAAGCACTGTCAAACGGCAGCCTGAGCGAACAGATCCGGGTGAAAAACCTCAATTCCCAACGAGTCATCAAGGCGCAGGTCATGGCGCCGGGGCAGGTGGAAGTGTCCATGTAA
- the flgD gene encoding flagellar hook assembly protein FlgD, giving the protein MSVTDSTSGLSLKDILANSSVKTTSTTDGLASATGSATGNKALGKDAFLQLLVTQLKNQNPLEPQDNGAFVAQLAQFSSLEGITSLNDTVSGLASNYNSSQALQASSLVGRSVIAPGDKAVVDTSKSLSGTVVVPSSVAATTLKITDASGKTVRTIDLGAQKAGNASFIWDGKNDAGETVAAGTYTFGATSTIDGKSVALITNLPATVNSVTISQTGGELMLNLAGLGTVALSKVQTIGM; this is encoded by the coding sequence ATGAGTGTTACCGATTCCACCAGTGGTTTGAGCCTCAAGGATATCCTGGCCAATTCTTCGGTCAAGACCACCTCCACGACTGACGGCCTCGCGTCGGCAACCGGCAGCGCCACGGGCAACAAAGCCTTGGGCAAGGATGCATTCCTGCAGTTGCTGGTGACCCAGCTGAAAAACCAGAACCCGCTGGAGCCGCAAGACAACGGTGCTTTCGTGGCCCAGTTGGCGCAGTTCAGCAGCCTGGAAGGCATCACCTCGCTCAACGACACCGTGAGCGGGCTGGCCAGCAACTACAACTCGTCCCAGGCATTACAGGCTTCGTCGCTTGTGGGGCGTTCGGTCATTGCACCCGGTGACAAGGCTGTGGTCGACACGTCGAAGAGCCTCAGCGGTACGGTGGTGGTGCCATCGTCGGTGGCCGCCACCACCCTGAAGATCACTGATGCGAGCGGCAAGACCGTACGCACCATCGACCTGGGCGCTCAGAAAGCAGGCAACGCCAGTTTCATCTGGGACGGCAAGAATGACGCGGGCGAAACGGTAGCTGCAGGCACTTACACCTTCGGCGCTACCAGCACGATCGACGGGAAGTCCGTGGCGCTGATCACCAACCTGCCAGCGACCGTCAACAGCGTGACGATCAGCCAGACTGGCGGTGAGTTGATGCTCAATCTGGCCGGGCTGGGCACTGTCGCTCTGTCCAAAGTACAAACCATTGGCATGTAA
- the flgM gene encoding flagellar biosynthesis anti-sigma factor FlgM: protein MVIDFSRLNSSSSLTGSTRTSASKESAEAGKSAPLESAAEQAGTVKSGESVHLSNEAQQLQKVTDKLRDQPAVDNARVAELKAAIADGSYKVDSNRVASKLLNFEAQR, encoded by the coding sequence ATGGTCATCGATTTCAGCCGTTTGAACAGCTCCTCGTCCCTTACGGGCAGTACACGTACCAGCGCCAGCAAGGAAAGTGCCGAGGCCGGCAAATCCGCGCCGCTGGAGTCCGCGGCCGAACAGGCCGGTACCGTCAAAAGCGGGGAATCGGTACATCTCAGCAATGAGGCTCAACAGTTGCAGAAGGTCACTGACAAGCTGCGCGATCAGCCTGCCGTCGACAACGCCCGCGTGGCCGAGTTGAAAGCAGCGATTGCCGATGGCAGCTATAAAGTCGACAGCAACCGCGTAGCCAGCAAACTGCTCAACTTCGAAGCCCAGCGCTAG
- a CDS encoding flagellar protein FlgN produces the protein MHDTNLLQLITDDFAPAQHLLELLQTESLALHGRDMPLLENILAQKQALIVLLEQHGRKRSEILASLNLPTNRGGLEQLADQSSIGEQLLAQSDVLTDLLAQCQAINANNGQSILIQQAATATQLKILTGGETPALYDASGTFSKLAKPRQLSQA, from the coding sequence ATGCACGACACTAATTTACTGCAACTGATCACCGACGACTTTGCTCCAGCGCAACACCTGCTGGAATTACTGCAGACCGAATCCCTCGCATTGCATGGCCGCGACATGCCATTGCTCGAGAACATCCTGGCGCAGAAACAGGCATTGATCGTTTTGCTCGAACAGCATGGCCGCAAGCGCAGTGAAATCCTCGCCAGCCTGAACCTGCCAACCAACCGTGGCGGTCTGGAACAATTGGCCGACCAGTCGAGCATTGGCGAGCAGTTGCTGGCACAAAGTGACGTGCTGACCGATCTCCTGGCCCAGTGCCAGGCCATCAATGCCAACAATGGCCAGTCGATCCTCATTCAGCAGGCAGCGACGGCCACCCAGCTGAAAATCCTCACCGGCGGTGAAACCCCGGCGCTTTACGATGCCAGCGGAACATTCTCCAAGCTTGCCAAGCCGCGCCAGCTCAGTCAGGCATAA
- the flgB gene encoding flagellar basal body rod protein FlgB: MSISFDKALGIHEQALGFRAQRAEVLANNIANADTPNYKARDLDFSKVLAEQNEKTKSGTFALNMTNSRHIEAEGLGNGDESLLYRTPMQPSIDQNTVDAQLEQSNYAENAIGFQASFTLLNSKFKGLVSALRGE; encoded by the coding sequence ATGAGCATCAGCTTCGATAAAGCGCTCGGTATCCACGAACAAGCCCTGGGCTTCCGCGCCCAGCGTGCCGAAGTCCTGGCCAACAACATCGCCAACGCCGATACCCCGAACTACAAGGCTCGGGACCTGGACTTCTCGAAAGTGCTCGCCGAGCAGAACGAGAAAACCAAAAGCGGCACCTTCGCCTTGAACATGACCAACAGCCGTCATATCGAGGCTGAAGGCCTGGGCAATGGCGACGAATCGTTGCTGTATCGCACGCCGATGCAACCGTCGATCGACCAGAACACGGTGGATGCTCAGCTGGAGCAGTCGAACTACGCGGAAAACGCGATCGGCTTCCAGGCCAGCTTCACCCTGCTCAACAGCAAATTCAAAGGGCTGGTGTCAGCCCTGCGCGGAGAGTAA
- a CDS encoding flagellar regulator YcgR PilZN domain-containing protein, whose product MSNALSVDDAPQPPKVLSTPLEISSNLRQLLESHDPLIITFHERSQRFQSYLVDLDRDSNMIALDEMIPRDGERYLLAGEPFRVEGFHEGVRIAWESNGQLNIDESAGSRCYRGSLPDEVVYHQRRNAFRAALKLAQLVNVNLDGEKLKAPISGKLLDISATGCKLRFDGDITGSLQLGQVYDRFNADLPFGKMTAPVELRYLHFEERISTTFAGIRFHNMSGLVQRQVERFVYQLQREARRFDKDDM is encoded by the coding sequence GTGTCCAATGCCTTATCCGTGGATGATGCTCCGCAGCCACCCAAGGTGCTCTCCACGCCCTTGGAAATCTCCAGCAACCTGCGCCAGCTGCTCGAAAGCCATGACCCGCTGATCATCACGTTCCACGAGCGCAGCCAGCGCTTCCAGAGCTACCTGGTGGACCTGGACCGTGACAGCAACATGATTGCCCTGGACGAAATGATTCCCCGTGACGGCGAGCGTTACCTGCTGGCGGGCGAACCGTTCAGGGTCGAAGGCTTCCACGAAGGCGTGCGCATCGCCTGGGAAAGCAACGGCCAGTTGAACATCGACGAATCCGCTGGCAGTCGCTGCTATCGCGGCTCCCTGCCCGATGAAGTGGTGTACCACCAGCGCCGCAATGCGTTCCGCGCCGCGCTGAAACTGGCACAACTGGTCAACGTCAATCTCGACGGCGAAAAGCTCAAGGCGCCGATCAGCGGCAAGCTGCTGGATATTTCCGCTACCGGCTGCAAACTGCGCTTCGACGGCGACATCACCGGCAGCCTGCAACTGGGTCAGGTCTACGACCGTTTCAACGCCGACCTGCCCTTTGGCAAGATGACCGCGCCGGTCGAGTTGCGTTATCTGCACTTCGAAGAAAGGATTTCCACCACCTTCGCCGGCATTCGCTTCCACAACATGAGCGGGCTGGTGCAGCGTCAGGTCGAACGCTTCGTCTACCAGTTGCAACGCGAAGCACGCCGCTTCGACAAAGACGACATGTAA
- the flgC gene encoding flagellar basal body rod protein FlgC — translation MSLSSVFNIAGSGMSAQTTRLNTVASNIANAETVSSSIDQTYRARHPVFATMFQGGQSGGSDSLFQSQDAAGQGVQVLGVVEDQSNLEARYEPNHPAADAKGYVYYPNVNVVEEMADMISASRSFQTNAEMMNTAKTMMQKVLTLGQ, via the coding sequence ATGTCTCTATCCAGTGTTTTCAACATTGCCGGTAGCGGCATGAGTGCGCAGACCACGCGTTTGAACACCGTCGCTTCGAACATCGCCAACGCCGAGACAGTCTCGTCGAGCATCGACCAGACCTACCGTGCGCGCCACCCGGTATTCGCCACCATGTTCCAGGGCGGGCAGAGCGGCGGCAGCGATTCGCTGTTCCAGAGCCAGGACGCCGCCGGTCAGGGTGTTCAGGTGCTGGGTGTGGTCGAAGACCAGAGCAATCTTGAAGCGCGCTACGAGCCGAACCATCCGGCGGCCGATGCCAAGGGTTACGTCTACTACCCGAACGTCAACGTGGTGGAGGAAATGGCCGACATGATTTCCGCGAGCCGTTCGTTCCAGACCAACGCCGAAATGATGAACACCGCCAAAACCATGATGCAGAAGGTCCTGACCCTCGGTCAGTGA
- a CDS encoding chemotaxis protein CheV produces the protein MAGVMDSVNQRTQLVGQNRLELLLFRLDGQQLYGINVFKVREVLQCPKLTLMPKSSPVVCGVANIRGATIPILDLAMATGSGALKDKNNPFVIITEYNTKTQGFLVRSVERIVNMNWEEIHPPPKGTGRDHYLTAVTRVDNQLVEIIDVEKVLAEVAPTPEAISVGVVDVETQHKALSLRVLTVDDSSVARKQVTRCLQTVGVEVVALNDGRQALDYLRKLVDEGKKPEEEFLMMISDIEMPEMDGYTLTAEIRNDPRMQKLHIILHTSLSGVFNQAMVKKVGADDFLAKFRPDDLASRVVDRIKAADIS, from the coding sequence ATGGCTGGTGTAATGGATTCGGTAAACCAGCGCACGCAACTGGTGGGGCAGAATCGCCTTGAGCTGTTGTTGTTCCGTCTCGACGGCCAGCAGCTGTACGGGATCAACGTATTCAAGGTTCGGGAGGTGCTGCAATGCCCCAAACTGACGCTGATGCCCAAATCCAGTCCTGTCGTGTGCGGCGTGGCGAACATCCGGGGGGCGACCATTCCGATCCTTGATCTGGCGATGGCGACCGGCTCCGGCGCGTTGAAGGACAAGAACAACCCCTTCGTGATCATCACGGAGTACAACACCAAGACCCAGGGTTTCCTGGTGCGCTCGGTGGAGCGCATCGTCAACATGAACTGGGAGGAGATCCATCCACCGCCCAAGGGCACCGGACGCGATCACTACCTGACGGCGGTGACGCGGGTCGACAATCAGTTGGTCGAAATCATCGACGTCGAGAAGGTGTTGGCGGAAGTGGCGCCGACGCCGGAAGCGATTTCCGTCGGTGTGGTGGATGTCGAAACCCAGCACAAGGCGCTTTCGTTGCGCGTGCTGACGGTCGACGACTCATCGGTGGCGCGCAAGCAGGTCACGCGTTGCCTGCAAACGGTCGGCGTCGAAGTGGTGGCGTTGAACGACGGCCGGCAAGCGCTGGACTACTTGCGCAAGCTGGTCGACGAGGGCAAGAAGCCGGAAGAAGAGTTCCTGATGATGATCTCCGACATCGAGATGCCGGAGATGGACGGGTACACCCTGACGGCGGAAATCCGCAACGACCCGCGCATGCAAAAGCTTCATATCATCCTGCATACTTCGTTGTCGGGGGTATTCAATCAGGCGATGGTCAAGAAGGTCGGTGCCGATGACTTCCTTGCCAAGTTCCGTCCTGATGACCTGGCATCCCGGGTAGTCGACCGGATCAAAGCAGCAGATATCAGCTAG
- the cheR gene encoding protein-glutamate O-methyltransferase CheR, whose protein sequence is MSTGNLDFEQFRVFLEKACGILLGENKQYLVSSRLNKLMEQQGIKSLGELVQRMQTQPRSGLREQVVDAMTTNETLWFRDTYPFEVLKNKVLPEAIKASPGQRLRIWSAACSSGQEPYSLSMSIDEFERVNLGQLRMGVQIVATDLSGTMLNNCKTGEYDSLAIGRGLSPERLQRYFDPKGPGRWAIKAPIKSRVEFRSFNLLDSYASLGKFDIVFCRNVLIYFSAEVKKDILLRIHSTLKPGGYLFLGASEALNGLPDHYQMVQCSPGIIYQAK, encoded by the coding sequence TTGTCTACGGGTAATTTGGATTTCGAACAGTTCCGGGTATTCCTGGAAAAAGCCTGTGGCATTTTGCTCGGTGAAAACAAGCAGTACCTGGTCTCCAGCCGTCTCAACAAACTGATGGAACAGCAAGGCATCAAGTCTTTGGGGGAACTGGTTCAGCGCATGCAGACCCAGCCGCGCAGCGGGTTGCGCGAGCAGGTGGTCGATGCCATGACCACCAACGAAACCTTGTGGTTTCGTGACACCTACCCGTTTGAAGTCTTGAAGAACAAGGTACTGCCCGAAGCGATCAAGGCCAGTCCCGGCCAGCGCCTGCGCATCTGGTCGGCAGCGTGCTCGTCGGGCCAGGAACCGTATTCGCTGTCGATGTCCATCGACGAGTTCGAGCGGGTGAACCTGGGCCAGTTACGGATGGGGGTGCAGATTGTTGCCACCGACCTGTCCGGCACCATGCTGAACAACTGCAAGACCGGCGAGTACGACAGCCTGGCCATCGGCCGCGGTCTGTCGCCCGAGCGCCTGCAGCGTTATTTCGATCCGAAAGGGCCGGGGCGCTGGGCGATCAAGGCGCCGATCAAGAGCCGTGTGGAATTCCGTTCGTTCAACCTGCTGGACAGCTACGCGAGCCTCGGCAAGTTCGATATCGTGTTTTGCCGCAACGTATTGATCTACTTCTCCGCCGAGGTGAAGAAGGACATCCTGTTGCGCATCCACAGCACGTTGAAGCCGGGTGGTTACCTGTTCCTCGGTGCTTCCGAAGCGCTGAACGGTTTGCCGGATCATTATCAGATGGTTCAGTGCAGCCCGGGGATCATTTACCAGGCGAAGTGA